ACCCAACACAGTGCACATCCCATGTGCTGTTAGATCCTTTTAGCACTTACAGGGCTGACACTCCTGTTGTTTGCCTCTCGGGCAGGTTGGGCTAACCTTTTCTCTGTCCATTAAAACatagtttttgttgttgacagAGACCAGATACTGCTACACCCAGCACACAATGGAAGTCACGGGAAACAGCATCTCTGTCACCAAACGCTGCGTTCCGCTGGAAGAGTGCTTGTCCACTGGCTGCAGAGACTCCGAGCATGAAGGCCACAAGGTCTGGCAACAAAGCACGTGCCGGGTCAGCAGAGTCAGCCTTTCTCCTCTTCAGATGTCCGCCAGTGCTCATGAGCAAAGTCTCACTTCCCATGGAGGCTGGCTTTTGACTGTCCTTACAGCATTAGAAGATGCTTCCTTTCCGGTTTTCTCTAAAAGAATAAAGATTTATACCAGGGTATAGGATAAATGATGTAAACACAACACCCAGAGGGTATTGAAAATTATCGCAAGCCCTTTCTTCACTCAAGAAAGTAATAAAActgccagaaggaaaaggaacaaGGGACCAATTATGTCCTCATGGCAAAGCACTGCAGGTGCAGCAACAACTCATCAGCTGTGGGTGGCCAAGGCAGTTTAGCTTTGATAGCTTTCTGTAAAGTGGGGCCATGCCTCTTGCAGAATGCTGATTTGGGGAAGGTATGCGTTGGCTCCTGAGTCATTTCAGTAGGGAGTGAGAGAACCTTTTCCTTGTGGGGTTGCTCCCCTGAACTCCCATCTGGTGCCTGTACCGAAGCACTCAGGTTCAAACCAACTTTGAGGGCagttttgaaagagaaaataacgAATCAGAGGAAGGCCACCTGGCACGGGTGGGATGGGGAATGCCCCTGACTCCCTTGCTGGTGGTTCAGAGCTGAGCTTGTATGTCAGGACTTGGCCTTTATTTTTTCGCCTCAGGCTGCCTTCCTGGGGGTTGAGAGCAGTGCCCGCTCTGATAACCGGCAATGGTACTGTTCATGGGGGCTTCTTTCTCTTAAGACTTGTCAAACActaagaattaaattttaaagtataatctGCTTACCAGCTCCTGGTTTGCAATGTGAAGGTAAACCTAAGAGTTTTACTTGACCCTCTAGCAGGCTGGACCTGGTTCTCTGGCATCATTGTGGGTACTTCACCAAGGAGGAAGTTATAGATCAGAGAAGTGACATCATGTGCcacaggccacacagctagtgatCAATAGAGTCAGAAACCCAACTCACTTCTGACCCGTTTCTCTCTTGGACTTTAAAACATCTCCCAGCCCCTATCAGTGGTGAGCAGACTGAAATCTCTGCACGGAGTGACAGAATATTACCCATCACAGAGTCTTCATGCATTACTATTGAGGCGGACCACTTGCAAATCTTGTTAAGATGCAGATTGTCGTTTGCTAAGTCCAGGGCTAGCTTGAGATTCTGCATCTCTAATGAGCTCCCAGTTGATGCTGAAGCTTCTGGTGTGTACTCAGTGTAGCTATGGCCTGAAGTAACTTCTGTCGATAATCCTTTGGGTATATTTCCGTCTCATGATCCACAAGGAAAGCTGTATGAAGCATTAATTGCATAAATGAAAACCCTTCAAACCTTAACTCACCTACCAGAATGGAGAGAATGATGCAGACAATTCTgatgaaagtaaatatttaagttaaaattacCTGGGTTGTGGTCCCTTCACTTTCCCTGTGAAAACTTGGCAAGTGGAAATTGCCCTCGTCACAGTTTCCTCGAGTGGTCAGAAGGAGCCTCTTTGGGAAAGGTGGGATAAGTATTATTGATAATCCCCACTTCAGAGAGGGACTAGCCAAGGTCTAGGAAATGTGTAAAACTGGAGTGACCACAGGGTGCGATGTCAAAAGCAGGACCCATGTCCCTTGAAGCTTCGTTGGGGCCTTCCGTTTTGACCACACTGCTTCCAGATGACATCTCATCGCAGCCGCTGCGATGCAGGCTGGTGTCTCCTTTGTAGAGCAGGTCATTTCCGTCTGAGTCTCATGGTGAAGGAGCCAGTCCCTTCAAGAATCCCTGCCTCCTTCCAAGACCTGCCCGCTTCTCATcacccttctttttcttctttccaggtCTGCACTTCCTGTTGTGAAGGGAATATCTGTAACTTGCCGCTCCCCCGGAATGAAACTGATGCCACATTTGCCACAAAGTCACCCATAAACCAGACAAATGGGCAGCCGCACTGCGTGTCAGTGATAGTGTCCtgcttgtgggtgtggctgggACTCACCTTATAGCAGCTCAAAGGCACGATGTGTGGTAGCAATCCGTGGGGATCTCAGCGGCCCGCAGTCATGCATGAGTCATTGGCCTGGCAACAGTGCACACGTGAAACCACAGTACTCAAGGGTGTCTTCCTAGTCAAGCATCTCCACTTCCCATGAGGAACAGCATTGCTTCCGTCCAAGACCTCATCGAAGCCAGCCTGCCCCTAAAATAGACCGAGTTCTACACCATAAACCGTTGTTTTCACCCCAAGAAGTAGTTCTGCATTTATTGAGTTTGGGCTCTTCATTTGGAAGACATGCACGAGCCACAGGAGATCCTGGGCCCCTCTGAGATGTTAGGCAACGTGAATAGCTGTGCGTTTTTTCAGGAGAAAGTTAAAGGACTATTGGTTTAAATATAACCATGAAATTCACTTACAGctctagaattttaaaattttaattgcaaaATGAATGGGCTGTTTCCTCGGAGATTCCTACTGAGTCCCTAGAAAAGAAGTGAACAATTTGTCCAATTTAATTTTTCCAACATTCTTCTCCTAATGGCGGGGATCGTATTCCCTCTGCTCTGTGTGGGAGATAAAAAGGCAATCATAAAAGTTTGCTCTATGGGGAGGAGGGCTAGAAAAGGATTTTTCCTAATTTAATGGAATTCGCATCCGTAAAGTGGGCGTTTATCCCTTCGTATCATTGGGGAGATTGGCTTGACTTAGCACCTTCTTATGCTCCACTCGATCCTGGTTCTTCCTGGGCCGGTGGGTGTTCCACGGCAGGATGGGGTATTCTCTCCAGGCATGGGGTTCTATTCAGACACAGCTAATTCAGGCAGAGAGAGgacttaaaaatgaaaggaaggagaaTGTCTGGAGGTTGGTCCTCCTTCATTGTGAGGATCCAGTGAGTGGCTCAGCCAGATCTTCCTCCATCAGCAAGTCATGCTTCCCAAGAGCTCTCCCCGTTCTTCCTCTTTCAAATCCCCAGTGACTTTAGGGGGAAGGTTCTACATTGAATTGTCTGGAGATTCATAGGGAAAGAAGACATGATATCCTAGGATGAGAAGTAGGTGAACCAGTGGGATGGTAGTTGAGACTAGTAAGGAGACCTAGtgggaagtttttatttcttttagctgATTGCTTTTGAGGTAGACAATAAAAACTTCACCATCCTTCCTATATTTTTGGCACCTCAagttacaattttttcttcttccttgtaAATCatttatacaatatttatttttgtatggcATAACTAGAaactaaaatatattgtaaaagaTTCTTTATTCTGAACAGAATGATCAAATCAGAATACTTATTTTTCAACAGTGGTAGAGCTTGTAATATATGTATTGAACATTATCTATAATACTTGCACCAGTGTTGAAAAAAGCTACTTATGTTGTGAGCAAGAGTAATGTGTTCGCTTTGAGGTTTTGTGTTTGCTCATGGTTTCCTGTGCTGTGGTCCTAGAAGCATTTGGGTGGTGACCATCACTGGTATGCATTTCTCTGCAGGGTTATGGGGCGTATTTGCATGAAATTCGGTGGAGCCATTGCGGATAAAGTTGTCAGGGTCCATCTGCTCTGCACAGGAAAATGTTTCTGGCTCATAAAATGAGACCTCCTCAGGGACCAATATGAACTGACAGTGGTTAACTCTGATACACAATCATCTAAATTGCATCAAATGGCCTTAAATCAGAGTTTGGCAGGTTTATCAATAAGTTGCTTATAATTGGGGTGGGGAATTAGAGGAGAGGGagcaaaacatttattaagcacctcttatgtgccaggcactatgctaagcactttacataaatTAGATCATATAATTCCTACAAGAACCATGTAAGGAAAATTATTATTACTTACACTTTAGAGCTGAAGGTACTGTGATTCTAAGAAGCTCAATAACATGAAGCCTTTTCCTTCTGATTTAGGGCATATGGATGAGGAGGGattgaagaggaagggagggtggaatTACCATCCCTAGGAAAACTTGCAGGCCTGACTTCATGGGAATTGGCCATCTTACCATGCATAGTTTgtccagtcctgcctctgcagggTGCCATTTGCATGTGTCCCCAGATGTTTTTTCtttgggggggggtgaagggatggtttcttcattcattcctctCGTTAAAAGAGGAAACGGGTTGATCCTACATATAAAGATGCTCTAAGACAATGAAAATTGGATGCTGTACATATCTACATATACATTTTGTGCATGGTCACTGTCCACTGACACCTTCCAAGTACTGCATGAGATTTCAATAGGAGACAGAGTCCAAAAGTTGGTTCTTCATGAGAAAATGGGCACTCCAAAGCCTCCCTGGCTGGTGCACAGGCCCAGGTCCACAATGACATCTGCCACCCAGAGGATCACTGCAAACTCCAAACAGATGTGG
This Eptesicus fuscus isolate TK198812 chromosome 11, DD_ASM_mEF_20220401, whole genome shotgun sequence DNA region includes the following protein-coding sequences:
- the LYPD6 gene encoding ly6/PLAUR domain-containing protein 6 isoform X2 — protein: MEPGPALAWLLLLSLLADCLKAAQSRDFTVKDIIYLHPSTTPYPGGFKCFTCEKAADNYECNRWAPDIYCPRETRYCYTQHTMEVTGNSISVTKRCVPLEECLSTGCRDSEHEGHKVCTSCCEGNICNLPLPRNETDATFATKSPINQTNGQPHCVSVIVSCLWVWLGLTL
- the LYPD6 gene encoding ly6/PLAUR domain-containing protein 6 isoform X1, which translates into the protein MEPGPALAWLLLLSLLADCLKAAQSRDFTVKDIIYLHPSTTPYPGGFKCFTCEKAADNYECNRWAPDIYCPRETRYCYTQHTMEVTGNSISVTKRCVPLEECLSTGCRDSEHEGHKVWQQSTCRVCTSCCEGNICNLPLPRNETDATFATKSPINQTNGQPHCVSVIVSCLWVWLGLTL
- the LYPD6 gene encoding ly6/PLAUR domain-containing protein 6 isoform X3 — its product is MVSRFLICSTPYPGGFKCFTCEKAADNYECNRWAPDIYCPRETRYCYTQHTMEVTGNSISVTKRCVPLEECLSTGCRDSEHEGHKVWQQSTCRVCTSCCEGNICNLPLPRNETDATFATKSPINQTNGQPHCVSVIVSCLWVWLGLTL